The following coding sequences lie in one Oncorhynchus kisutch isolate 150728-3 linkage group LG27, Okis_V2, whole genome shotgun sequence genomic window:
- the LOC116357829 gene encoding uncharacterized protein LOC116357829 → MIATGGLLRINRRQDSQHSKNQAENKRKRKQAKRKKNDVVVVKGKLNLCSPPGLVAAVGLVVLMVGIAMAVLGYWPHEGHSQGKASGVSPGEERRDNGRMSYSKSPLVSVTWSNNKDNNTANLTVEELTNQTVEELTNQTVGELTNQTVEELTNQTVEELTNQTVGELTNQTVGELTNQTVEELTNQTVEELTNQTVEELTNQTVEELTNQTVEELTNQTVEELTNQTSVELTSQTVGELTSQTVEELTNQTVEELTNQTVEELTNQTVGELTNQTVEELTNQTSVELTNQTVGELTNQTSVELTSQTVGELTKQTSGELTNQTVEELTNQTVEELTNQTVGELTSQTVGELTSQTVGELTSQTVGELTSQTVGELTSQTVGELTSQTVGELTSQTVGELTSQTVGELTSQTVGELTSQTVGELTSQTVGELTSQTVEELTNQTVGELTSQTVGELTSQTVGELTSQTVGELTSQTVEELTNQTVGELTSQTVGELTSQTVGELTSQTVGELTSQTVGELTSQTVGELTSQTVGELTSQTSVVVNGSLSVLVSGNGSVLVSGSGSVLVSGNGSVLVSGSGSVLVSISTPPPPIPSGRLFFTKIFLLTRQNIHQVVHSVYFAKILSLLSWSGHYCKRKCVLSD, encoded by the coding sequence GTGAAGGGGAAACTCAACCTGTGTTCCCCGCCTGGGCTGGTGGCTGCGGTGGgactggtggtgttgatggttggGATAGCCATGGCTGTACTGGGCTACTGGCCACATGAAGGCCACAGCCAGGGGAAGGCATCCGGGGTATCACCAGGGGAGGAGCGGAGAGACAACGGCAGGATGAGCTACTCCAAGAGCCCCCTGGTGTCTGTCACCTGGAGCAATAACAAGGATAACAACACAGCCAACCTGACTGTTGAGGAGTTGACCAACCAGACTGTTGAGGAGTTGACCAACCAGACTGTTGGGGAGTTGACCAACCAGACTGTTGAGGAGTTGACCAACCAGACTGTTGAGGAGTTGACCAACCAGACCGTAGGGGAGTTGACCAACCAGACTGTTGGGGAGTTGACCAACCAGACTGTTGAGGAGTTGACCAACCAGACTGTTGAGGAGTTGACCAACCAGACTGTTGAGGAGTTGACCAACCAGACCGTTGAGGAGTTGACCAACCAGACTGTTGAGGAGTTGACCAACCAGACTGTTGAGGAGTTGACCAACCAGACGAGTGTCGAGTTGACGAGCCAGACTGTTGGGGAGTTGACGAGCCAGACTGTTGAGGAGTTGACCAACCAGACTGTTGAGGAGTTGACCAACCAGACTGTTGAGGAGTTGACCAACCAGACCGTAGGGGAGTTGACCAACCAGACTGTTGAGGAGTTGACCAACCAGACGAGTGTCGAGTTGACCAACCAGACTGTTGGGGAGTTGACCAACCAGACGAGTGTCGAGTTGACGAGCCAGACTGTTGGGGAGTTGACCAAACAGACGAGTGGCGAGTTGACCAACCAGACTGTTGAGGAGTTGACCAACCAGACTGTTGAGGAGTTGACCAACCAGACTGTTGGGGAGTTGACGAGCCAGACTGTTGGGGAGTTGACGAGCCAGACTGTTGGGGAGTTGACGAGCCAGACTGTTGGGGAGTTGACGAGCCAGACTGTTGGGGAGTTGACGAGCCAGACTGTTGGGGAGTTGACGAGCCAGACTGTTGGGGAGTTGACGAGCCAGACTGTTGGGGAGTTGACGAGCCAGACTGTTGGGGAGTTGACGAGCCAGACTGTTGGGGAGTTGACGAGCCAGACTGTTGGGGAGTTGACGAGCCAGACTGTTGGGGAGTTGACGAGCCAGACTGTTGAGGAGTTGACCAACCAGACTGTTGGGGAGTTGACGAGCCAGACTGTTGGGGAGTTGACGAGCCAGACTGTTGGGGAGTTGACGAGCCAGACTGTTGGGGAGTTGACGAGCCAGACTGTTGAGGAGTTGACCAACCAGACTGTTGGGGAGTTGACGAGCCAGACTGTTGGGGAGTTGACGAGCCAGACTGTTGGGGAGTTGACGAGCCAGACTGTTGGGGAGTTGACGAGCCAGACTGTTGGGGAGTTGACGAGCCAGACTGTTGGGGAGTTGACGAGCCAGACTGTTGGGGAGTTGACGAGCCAGACTAGTGTTGTTGTCAATGGAAGTTTATCTGTACTTGTATCTGGTAATGGTAGTGTACTTgtatctggtagtggtagtgtactTGTATCTGGTAATGGTAGTGTACTTgtatctggtagtggtagtgtactTGTATCGAtatctacccctcctcctcctataccCTCAGGTAGGTTATTTTTTACTAAGATATTTTTACTTACAAGACAAAACATTCATCAGGTTGTTCATTCTGTCTACTTTGCAAAGATCCTCTCGCtcttatcttggtcaggtcattATTGTAAAAGAAAATGTGTTCTCAGTGACTAA